In the genome of Neovison vison isolate M4711 chromosome 3, ASM_NN_V1, whole genome shotgun sequence, one region contains:
- the LOC122902333 gene encoding tubulin alpha-4A chain: MRECISVHVGQAGVQMGNACWELYCLEHGIQPDGQMPSDKTIGGGDDSFTTFFCETGAGKHVPRAVFVDLEPTVIDEIRNGPYRQLFHPEQLITGKEDAANNYARGHYTIGKEIIDPVLDRIRKLSDQCTGLQGFLVFHSFGGGTGSGFTSLLMERLSVDYGKKSKLEFSIYPAPQVSTAVVEPYNSILTTHTTLEHSDCAFMVDNEAIYDICRRNLDIERPTYTNLNRLISQIVSSITASLRFDGALNVDLTEFQTNLVPYPRIHFPLATYAPVISAEKAYHEQLSVAEITNACFEPANQMVKCDPRHGKYMACCLLYRGDVVPKDVNAAIAAIKTKRSIQFVDWCPTGFKVGINYQPPTVVPGGDLAKVQRAVCMLSNTTAIAEAWARLDHKFDLMYAKRAFVHWYVGEGMEEGEFSEAREDMAALEKDYEEVGIDSYEDEDEGEE; this comes from the exons ATG CGCGAATGCATCTCAGTCCATGTGGGGCAGGCAGGTGTCCAGATGGGCAATGCCTGTTGGGAGCTCTACTGCCTGGAACATGGGATCCAGCCCGACGGGCAGATGCCCAGCGATAAGACCATTGGTGGAGGGGATGACTCCTTTACCACCTTCTTCTGTGAAACTGGTGCTGGGAAGCATGTGCCCCGCGCGGTGTTTGTGGATCTGGAGCCCACAGTGATTG ATGAGATCCGAAATGGCCCATACCGGCAGCTCTTCCACCCAGAGCAGCTCATCACTGGGAAGGAGGACGCTGCTAACAACTATGCCCGTGGTCACTATACCATTGGCAAGGAGATCATCGACCCAGTGCTGGACCGGATCCGCAAGCTG TCTGACCAGTGCACAGGACTCCAAGGCTTCCTGGTCTTCCACAGCTTCGGAGGGGGCACCGGCTCGGGCTTCACCTCCCTCCTGATGGAGCGGCTCTCGGTTGACTATGGCAAGAAATCCAAGCTGGAGTTCTCCATCTACCCCGCGCCCCAGGTGTCCACGGCCGTGGTGGAGCCCTACAACTCCATCCTGACCACCCACACCACCCTGGAGCACTCGGACTGTGCCTTCATGGTGGACAACGAGGCCATCTACGACATCTGCCGCCGCAACCTGGACATCGAGCGCCCCACCTACACCAACCTCAACCGGCTCATCAGCCAGATCGTGTCCTCCATCACGGCCTCCCTGCGCTTCGACGGGGCCCTCAACGTGGACCTGACGGAGTTCCAGACCAACCTGGTGCCCTACCCCCGCATCCACTTCCCCCTGGCCACCTACGCGCCGGTCATCTCTGCGGAGAAGGCCTACCACGAGCAGCTGTCGGTGGCAGAGATCACCAACGCCTGCTTCGAGCCTGCCAACCAGATGGTCAAGTGTGACCCCCGCCACGGCAAGTACATGGCCTGCTGCCTGCTGTACCGGGGTGATGTGGTGCCCAAGGACGTCAACGCCGCCATCGCCGCCATCAAGACCAAGCGCAGTATTCAGTTCGTGGACTGGTGCCCCACGGGCTTCAAGGTCGGGATCAACTACCAGCCCCCCACCGTGGTGCCCGGGGGCGACCTGGCCAAGGTGCAGCGCGCCGTGTGCATGCTGAGCAACACGACCGCCATCGCCGAGGCCTGGGCCCGCCTGGACCACAAGTTCGACCTGATGTACGCCAAGAGGGCCTTTGTGCACTGGTATGTGGGTGAGGGCATGGAGGAGGGGGAGTTCTCGGAGGCCCGGGAGGATATGGCTGCCCTGGAGAAGGATTACGAGGAGGTGGGCATCGACTCCTATGAGGATGAGGACGAGGGAGAAGAATAG